The sequence AGAACTGTCAAAGTTTTTATTAACATTTTGTGATTTACTCAGTTTGGGTATGTCAGAATTAGGTAATTTCTAAGAGAAATGATCTACATTTTGAATTACATAGCATTCACGTCTCGAGCAATCCTAAAACCAGCATGTTGATAAAAGTAAGGGCGAAACCAGTTACGATAAGTTGGTAATGCCATTGCGCCATTAGTCGCCCAGGAACCACCAACCATCATTTGATGTTTACCATCAAAAAAAGGTGCTGCTTGGTCTTGGTAAAGGGGATGGGGTTGAAATCCTGGTAAGGGATTGAATGTGTCTCTCAGCCATTCCCAAACGTTACCCCGTAAGTCATCAACACCGGAATTACTGTTAGTTGATGATAACATTCCTCCGGGGCTAGGAGAAATAAATTTTAAGTTGAGATTGTAGTTATTTGAGCGGTGTTTTTCAGAAAAAAGTAAAGCTTGATTCCATTCAGCTTCGCTCATTAAACGTGTGTTATTACCTTTCCAATTGCAAAATGCGATCGCTTCGTAGTAATTAACTTCTACAGGCCAATCTAGCGGTAAGTCTAATTGATCGAATATTGCTCGATAGCGGTAGCCATCCTGCGTAGGTAGCCAAAATCTGGGATGATGTACATTGTGGTGTTGTTTCCATGCCAAAGATTCAGGATTCCAGTAATCTGGACGATCATAACCGCCTGCTGTCACAAACTGGAGAAACTCTCCGTTAGTTACCAGATACTGACTAGCTAAAAATGGCTTAACTTCCACAGTGCGATCGCCATATTCACTATCCCACCCAAAAGTAGAATCATCAAGAGATTTTCCTAATTTCACCACACCACCAGGAATCGCCCGCATTTGATTGTAAGCAACTTCACCACTGCTAGGTGCATAATTCCAGCCCTGGGGACGCTTCAACCGTTCCACAGGTAATTGTCGCAACAGCATCGAAGAAGTTTCAAAATGAATTCGGCTATGTTCTATCCCCATTAATAAAGCCCAAAAAGGATGCTGTTGATTAATAGGGAAATTTAGAGGAGTATTTTCAATTACGGCTGTAATTTCTTCTCTGGCTTGATCTCGATATTGCCAAACTTTTTCTACATCCGGCCAGCAAACCCCTTTCATAGCTGCGTCTAGTTCTGTGGGTGTTTCTGGATCAACTCCAATTTCAAACAGAGTTTCAAATTTTGAATTAATACGATTTTTGATTAAACCAACAGCAATTAATTTATTAATGAAAAAGACTGCTGAATGACCAAGATAAAAAATTAAACGGTTTCTTAAAGGATCAGGATTGAGGTAAAAAGTTTCCTCCCCAACCAAACTTTTCATCAGGGTTTCTTCTAATTCCCATGAACTATCAAAGTAGTTGAGCAGAGTTTTGGCACTGCAGTAATCGAGCCTGGGGACTTGATATGATACGAATTTCTCAAGTTTTGACGCTATAACCATGATATTATTCAATCTTTGTATCCGGGGCAATCATACAATTTATTGCTCCATGCTTCTCAACATTTAACCTTAACTAATTTCTGAGATGATTTAACTGAGAAATAGTTACTTAACAGCGTTTATCGTTCAATCTCTACATTTATCACCTCAGGTATACACTTCTCAAATGTATAAGTTAATTTCATACACCTTAATTACCAAGTATTTTTAGATGATTGCATAAAATAGTTAAGGCACTGCAAGTAATGCTTACAGTGCCTCTAGAAATCATAACTTTTAGTTGATTAAAAACCGACAGATGGCAACTTTCCTTGTAACATCTCAAATTTAGCTTGAACACACGTAGCACAACTACAACCCACTTGATCCATGATGGGATTAGATGCAGTAGCTAAATTTGGTGCAACCAAATCGGGTACAAGTTGTGTCGTATCTACAGATTTTATACTAGATGCCTGAGCCGGATTGCCTAGCAATAGCACAGACGCCAGAAAAACAGGACAAGCAAGCAAAATCAATTTAGCTATGTTCATAGTCAAAATTATGGGACTGTTGGTGATACAGCATAGCCAATAAATTAGCTACATTCAACCGTTTGTGTCAGCGTTTTATCTTTAGTTCATGTCCTCACCCTCACCTATGTGGCTACCGCCCTCACGCCTATTTCCGCCCAAAACCTTGACCCCGCAAGGCTTTAGACCAAATCATCAATTCGCCGCTTTCACCACCTGCAGCGATAAATTTGCCTTGGGGGTGCCAAGCTAAACAAGAAAAACCTGTAGCAGTACCTGTCAATACTTGGGATACATTCTCGGCTTGATTCCACAAACATAACCAACCATCTGCAGCAGCGGAAGCGAGGAGAAAGCTTTGAGGTGCAAAAGCGATCGCATTAATCACATTTACATGGTTAGTTAAGATTCTCGCCTCCCAACCTGCAGCTTCATCTTCTAGTTTTTCCCACACCACAATTCCTTCAACGCTAGAAGAGGCGAGAATGGGTGCACCAACTTTGGTAGTAGCTTCTGACCAAGCTAACTGACGAATTTTCCCAGGAAAACCCCGCATTACCCAAGGATCAGGGTTTCCCCATTCCAACACAGTGACGCTGCGATCCATGTTGCCAGAAGCGAGGAAATTGCCGTCAGGCGACCAAGCCATTGCTACACTGACGGTGGGCATGGAAAGAAAATAGGGTTCCTCGTCCCAGTTTTGAGTCTCCCAAATCTTCACCCCTTGATATCCACCAATCGCTAAATACTGCCCATCTCTGCGCCAATCAATACTTAATACAGATGAGTTTTCAAAATTCAAAGTATTGACAATTTCTTGGGTTTGTGCATCCCATACTTGCACATAACGCCCCAAACTAAAAGCTAGTTGATTACTGGTGTGATTCCAAGCTAACTGATCAACCCAAGCGGGAGCATTTTCTAAAGTAGCGATTAATTCTAGCGATCGCCAAATCTTGACTTGTCCATCCTGTCCCCCAACCGCTAAAAATTGCCCATCCTGAGAAAAAGCAATGCAGTCTGCTGATTGACCGTTACCAGTCTGCAAAGTTGTGATTTGACCGTCGCTCCATACTACCACCTCCCCAGCGGCAGAAGTTGCAGCCAGAGTTGTACCATCAGGCGACCAAGCGATCGCTCTGACATAATCTGCAAGTTTCCCTGAATAATGATCTTCAAATTCCTTCAATTTACTGGTTGTGGTGTTCATATTTTTGCAGACGAGAACGGTGGGAAGGGTGGGGAGGTGGGGAGGTGTGGGAAGGGTGGGAGGTGTGGGAGGTGTGGGAGGTGTGGGAGGTGTGGGAGGTGTGGGAGGTGTGGGAGGTGTGGGAGGTGTGGGGGGTGTGGGGGGTGTGGGGGGTGTGGGAAGGGTGGGAGGTGTGGGAGGTGTGGGAAGGGTGGGAGGTAGCAAGCGTAAGCATAAATTCTTTTTCTCCCCATCACCCCATCACCCCACCTCCCCATCACCCCATCACCCCATCCCCCCATCACCCCATCACCCCATCACCCCACCTCCCCATCACCCCATCACCCCATCACCCCATCACCCCATCACCCCATCACCCCATCACCCCACACTTCCCAACCCTTGATCTAAACTAAACAGGCGAGGAAATCTGCTTTAAGTTGAGCTTCGTCTAAATTGCGACCGATAAAGACGAGCTGATTGTTACGGGTTTCGCTATCTTTCCACGGGCGATCGGGTTTACCATCAAAAAGCATATGCACCCCTTGGAATACGAAGCGGTTATCTTCCCCAGCAATGTGCAGAATACCTTTCATGCGGAAAATATCTGGCCCTTGGGTACGTAGTAACTCGGAGAGCCAAGCGTTTAATTTTTGTCCATCTAAGGCGCCTGCTTCCACAAAAGCCACAGAATAGACGCTTTCGTCATGGACGTGAGCATCTTCGCCGAGGAAATCTGGGTCAATTTCCAAAGCGCGCTCAAGATCAAAAGCTCCCACACCCAACAGTGCATCCATCTCTAATTCTGAGTTGCGGGTACGATAGATTTTAGCGATCGCATTCATTCCCCGAATCCGTTGTTCTAATTCTTCCAATACTTCCGGGGTGACTAAATCTGTTTTATTCAATAAAATCACATCTGCAAAAGCAATCTGTTCTTGAGCTTCGTCTGCATCCCAATGTTGCCAAATATGCTTGGCGTCTACAACTGTCACCACAGCATCAAGGGACAGTTTGTCTTGCATATCTTCATCGACAAAGAACGTCTGAATCACCGGCGCCGGGTCAGCTAGTCCAGTAGTTTCAATGACTAGATGGTCAAATTTATCACGCCGCTTCATCAAATTGCCGATGATGCGAATCAAGTCCCCCCGCACTGTACAACAAATACAGCCGTTGTTCATCTCGAATATTTCTTCATCTGCATCGATAACCAACTGATTATCAATACCCACTTCCCCAAATTCATTGACGATCACAGCAACTTTCTTACCGTGTTCATAAGTCAGGATGTGATTGAGCAGAGTAGTTTTACCGGCTCCGAGATAACCAGTTAAAACGGTTACAGGTACTGAATTCGATGTTTCTGAAGCAATCATAATCTCAAAGCAACTTTGAAAAGTTTGTTGATAATCATTATCCGCCTATGATAGCGCTTGCAAATCTGTCTGCATGGAGAAGGAGGAATTACGCCTCACAAATCACAAATACCTAAAATTTACCAAAAAAAGTCAAGGTTTAAAGCCGAGTAGAATTGTGAGCGTCTTACTTTTCCCTGTTCCCCGTTCCCCGTTCCCTGTTCCCTATTCGCTGTCATTTACACCAAAGCACCTGTCAAAAAGGGTAAAACAGCCTCTGCAACTAGGTTTGGGTATTCTTCATGTAGCCCCAAGGAGCCAGGAATCAAGGTACTTTTGACACCAGGTAGTGCTGCTAAAGCATCCATTTCTGAACGGGATTTGGGGGGAGAAGATTTCCCAATTAATACTAACAGGGGTACTGTCAGCGATCGCCCTAGTTCGAGAAACTCCGATTGTTGGTGTATGGTGTCAATATTACCTGTGACGAACGCTGCAGAACCGAACCTCGCTCCCAGTTGTTGAGTAGTTTGCCATTTCTCGTCAATGAAAGCAGGTGTGACTTTGGCTGCGTCGGCGTAGACATGACGACGATACATAAAACTTAAGAAAGATGGTGTAGTGTTGAGTTGATAGAGAATAGGGCCGATAATTGGCGATCGCACCAAATTTCTCACCATACCTGCTATTTGCTCACTAGCTCCCATTGTCGGTAGAGGGCCGCGCCAAGTTGGCGCCACCAACACAATTTTTGAGAAAGTTGTCGGCTGTTGTTGAGCCAGTTGCAGCACATAACCCGCCGCATGTCCAGCCGCTAATACGACAATTGCTTGATTAAACACAGATTTTATAAAATCTGCTAAAAATTGTTGATACAGCGCCGGACTGTAATCTAAACTAGGGCGATCCGACTCACCAAACCCAGGCCAATCAACAGCCACAACTTGAAAATGGGGAGCCAGTAACTTCGCCAATTCACCCATTTCCCCACGAGTCGAAACACTGCTAAACGCCGGGAGCAGCAAAAGCGGCGCACCTTGTCCCAGAATTTCATAAACCAAGCGCAACTGCTGGGTTTGCCAATTCCAGAGATATTCTTTAACTACTCCACCAAATTTGTCATTGATCATCGGTTCTTTTTTTATTTGTTATTTGTCAATACCAATTACCGATATGCTATTCACTAGCAATATTTAACTTACATTCCAGCGCCTTTTTCTGCATGGTTTTAAAAATATTGTAAAATCCATTGGCGCGGGAAGGGGTCAAGCTCACATTTAAACCAGTAGCTTGAATAAAATCTGGTGTTAGTTGGACAATTTCTGTTGGTGTTAATCCATTCAGCCCTTCAACCAAGAGTGCTAACAATCCTTTGGTTAACTGAGAATCGGAATCACCTTGATATGAAACCTTACCGTCCTCTAGAGCTGCTGTCACATAAACTTGCGAAACACAGCCAGGGACTTTATTTTCTGGTAATTTATCAGATTCTGGAAACTCTTTGAGCTTCTGAGCATACCAAATCAATTGTTCATACCGTCGTTTGGGTTCAGCCACCCTTTGGAAACGTTGAACAATTTTAGCCAGAGCAGGAGGTAAGGAATCTATGGAAGAGGACATAATCGCCGGGGCAATAATTCACTATCACCTTGAGTGTAGATTATCTTGAGAGCGATCGCTCTAGCAACTGCACTCAGTCTATGAGCAATTCATCACCAGCATCAATTAGCTGATTTTATGAAGTAGTAAGAATAACTGTTAAATATTGATGCGAATTCGGCAGGTTTTCTTGAATTTTGTCATCAAATACTTAGATTATATTTGCAATGATTAATAAATATCAGGAGCAAATCAGGTGTTAACTTCGACCTTACTAGCTGCTGCGACCGCGCCCCTACAGTGGAGTCCTACTGTTGCGGTAATTATGATCCTTGCCAATATCGCTGCTATTGCTTTTGGCAAACTGACAATCAAGTATCCCAACGCTGGCCCTGCGCTACCATCACCTAACTTTTTTGGTGGTTTTGGTTTACCCGCTTTACTCGCAACCACCGCCTTTGGTCATGTCTTAGGCGCTGGCGTTATCCTAGGGTTACATAACGTCGGTAGAATCTAGTATTTTACCACACTTCTCTTGCATTTGATGATTCTTTTGTCTCCAGTCGCAAGCCAGAGAATTAACTCTCTGGCTTTTTTATATTTGGTATTTATCGATTAATTTTGATCAAAATTGCATCTTGGCTGGGGATGAAACAGATTTACTGGAGTTGACCTGAAATCCCTTACTAGCACCATAGCTAACAGAGCGGAACTCTACACCATTTGTAGCTGGAGTATAAAGAGTGTAGGTAGCTTCTCCAAAGATGCGTCCCACATTCCCCACGCCAATCACTTGACGGGGGGAGATATTCACAGTTTGGGAAGATACTTGACTATCCAGGGTAGTTAAGCCCGTCGTCAATGAACCTGCTTGGAGTTGATATTGAAAAGCCAAGCCAGAACGCCCACAAAACAAATTATTCGCTTGCATTCTCGATAATCGGTCAAGCATTTGGACAGGGGAAGTAGCCGGAGTCAGTTCCTCACTCACACCTACGGTTGTACCGTGAATTAGTAAACAATCTAATTCAAAGAAACCAAAATCGAGCGATCGCATCCATTGTACCGTCTGACGAGAAACACAACCCCACAGCATCTTAGCTGTATCCCCACCATATCTTCCCATCAGTTCCGGTGCATCCCCAGTCGGCCCTAGACCATGGAGAATCAAACACTGTTCTTCCCACCAACCTTTACAAATCAAGGGTTCCAACTCTCCACCCCTAGGATTTTCCTTCCTCGGCCCCACCAAATCTCCCAAACAAAAGATTTTTTCAGCTTTTTCTTGGTCAATATCTAATAAAACCGCATCCAAGGCTTGATAATTGCCATGAATGCAAGACATAACTGCTATCTTCACTGTATATTTTCCTCTACAAGGATTTGTTTTACTTGCTGTTGATATTGCTCCAACACAAATTCTGACAAATAGCAATCTGCTAAAGTTTGTCTGATTGCAGATTCGTCTAAATCCTGTCCTAAGCGTGTCTGGTCAATGGAGACATTCCCGTTTCCCGGACTAAAATAAATCACATTTTCACTCTTTGCTCTATTCTGCATCTGCTGCGAAATCCAAGTAGTTTTTCCACAGCCAGCAGGGCCAGCAACGACAGTTATTATTGGTACACTCATATACTAATGATAATCATTTTCATGCAATTTGCAATAGTCTATTGTTTGAGACTATTAGCAGAAATGGCAAGATAGATTTAGATGTTTCAGGTGGTATTATGTCTTTCACCATCGAAGACCTGGAGAAAATGCAGTCAGCTTATCCTGACTACCGCATGGAATTAGTTGCTGGGGATATAGTTGTCATGAGTCCGTCAGGTTACGAATCAGAAGAAGTGGGAACCGAATTTGCAGCCTTACTGAGGAATTGGATAAGACCGCGCAAGTTGGGACGTGTAGTAGGTTCTAGCGCCGGGTTTAGATTACCCAATACAGATTTACGTGCTCCGGATGTCTCTTTTATTCGCGCTGAAAGGCTCAAACGTTCCACAGAAGATTACGCAGAGTTGGTTCCTGACTTGGTGGTAGAAGTGAAGTCCAAGACCGATTCTGTCGATAAACTCCGTCAGAAGATTCAAGAATTTATCAGCTTGGGAACGCAAATCGGAATTTTGATTAACCCCAAAACCAGAACTTTGGTAGTCTACCGCGATGGAGAACAGACGGTATTTCAGGATGGTGATGTGCTGACGCTTCCAGATTTACTTCCTGGTTGGGAAGTCGCAATTGCTGATATTTGGTCGCCAGTATTTGAGTAAAAACAAGAGAGGTTAGGGGCTAGGAACTAGGAGCTAGAGGTTAGCTAGGACTTACCTCATGTAATTGAAAACTGCTATCAATGCGAAACTATGGAAATTGACTCTGAAAAAGCTGATGCAATCACTTTGTAAATACCAGATGATATTGTAGTAGAAAAATGTTACTGAAATTATGACTAATCAAGCTCCTATTCCAGTTATTGTCAATGGTGCTGCTGGGAAAATGGGACGAGAAGTGGTGAAAGCTGTAGCCCAAGCACCTGACTTAAACCTTGTAGGCGCAATTGATACTAGTCCCGCACTCCAAGGTGAGGACGCTGGAGAGTTGGCTGGTTTAACCGAACCTTTGGAAGTACCAATCACTAACCAATTAGAGCCAATGTTAGGATATGTGGCTGGCGATAGACAAGGGCCACCAGGGGTGATAGTAGACTTTACCCATCCTGATGCAGTTTATGATAATATTCGCAGTGCGATCGCTTATGGTATCCGTCCAGTAGTTGGAACCACCGGCTTGAGTCCAGA is a genomic window of Fortiea contorta PCC 7126 containing:
- a CDS encoding metallophosphoesterase family protein, which codes for MSCIHGNYQALDAVLLDIDQEKAEKIFCLGDLVGPRKENPRGGELEPLICKGWWEEQCLILHGLGPTGDAPELMGRYGGDTAKMLWGCVSRQTVQWMRSLDFGFFELDCLLIHGTTVGVSEELTPATSPVQMLDRLSRMQANNLFCGRSGLAFQYQLQAGSLTTGLTTLDSQVSSQTVNISPRQVIGVGNVGRIFGEATYTLYTPATNGVEFRSVSYGASKGFQVNSSKSVSSPAKMQF
- a CDS encoding WD40 repeat domain-containing protein, encoding MNTTTSKLKEFEDHYSGKLADYVRAIAWSPDGTTLAATSAAGEVVVWSDGQITTLQTGNGQSADCIAFSQDGQFLAVGGQDGQVKIWRSLELIATLENAPAWVDQLAWNHTSNQLAFSLGRYVQVWDAQTQEIVNTLNFENSSVLSIDWRRDGQYLAIGGYQGVKIWETQNWDEEPYFLSMPTVSVAMAWSPDGNFLASGNMDRSVTVLEWGNPDPWVMRGFPGKIRQLAWSEATTKVGAPILASSSVEGIVVWEKLEDEAAGWEARILTNHVNVINAIAFAPQSFLLASAAADGWLCLWNQAENVSQVLTGTATGFSCLAWHPQGKFIAAGGESGELMIWSKALRGQGFGRK
- a CDS encoding SufE family protein; this translates as MSSSIDSLPPALAKIVQRFQRVAEPKRRYEQLIWYAQKLKEFPESDKLPENKVPGCVSQVYVTAALEDGKVSYQGDSDSQLTKGLLALLVEGLNGLTPTEIVQLTPDFIQATGLNVSLTPSRANGFYNIFKTMQKKALECKLNIASE
- a CDS encoding Uma2 family endonuclease, whose product is MSFTIEDLEKMQSAYPDYRMELVAGDIVVMSPSGYESEEVGTEFAALLRNWIRPRKLGRVVGSSAGFRLPNTDLRAPDVSFIRAERLKRSTEDYAELVPDLVVEVKSKTDSVDKLRQKIQEFISLGTQIGILINPKTRTLVVYRDGEQTVFQDGDVLTLPDLLPGWEVAIADIWSPVFE
- a CDS encoding alpha/beta fold hydrolase, translated to MINDKFGGVVKEYLWNWQTQQLRLVYEILGQGAPLLLLPAFSSVSTRGEMGELAKLLAPHFQVVAVDWPGFGESDRPSLDYSPALYQQFLADFIKSVFNQAIVVLAAGHAAGYVLQLAQQQPTTFSKIVLVAPTWRGPLPTMGASEQIAGMVRNLVRSPIIGPILYQLNTTPSFLSFMYRRHVYADAAKVTPAFIDEKWQTTQQLGARFGSAAFVTGNIDTIHQQSEFLELGRSLTVPLLVLIGKSSPPKSRSEMDALAALPGVKSTLIPGSLGLHEEYPNLVAEAVLPFLTGALV
- the psaK gene encoding photosystem I reaction center subunit PsaK; this encodes MLTSTLLAAATAPLQWSPTVAVIMILANIAAIAFGKLTIKYPNAGPALPSPNFFGGFGLPALLATTAFGHVLGAGVILGLHNVGRI
- a CDS encoding CobW family GTP-binding protein, whose amino-acid sequence is MIASETSNSVPVTVLTGYLGAGKTTLLNHILTYEHGKKVAVIVNEFGEVGIDNQLVIDADEEIFEMNNGCICCTVRGDLIRIIGNLMKRRDKFDHLVIETTGLADPAPVIQTFFVDEDMQDKLSLDAVVTVVDAKHIWQHWDADEAQEQIAFADVILLNKTDLVTPEVLEELEQRIRGMNAIAKIYRTRNSELEMDALLGVGAFDLERALEIDPDFLGEDAHVHDESVYSVAFVEAGALDGQKLNAWLSELLRTQGPDIFRMKGILHIAGEDNRFVFQGVHMLFDGKPDRPWKDSETRNNQLVFIGRNLDEAQLKADFLACLV
- the ovoA gene encoding 5-histidylcysteine sulfoxide synthase — translated: MVIASKLEKFVSYQVPRLDYCSAKTLLNYFDSSWELEETLMKSLVGEETFYLNPDPLRNRLIFYLGHSAVFFINKLIAVGLIKNRINSKFETLFEIGVDPETPTELDAAMKGVCWPDVEKVWQYRDQAREEITAVIENTPLNFPINQQHPFWALLMGIEHSRIHFETSSMLLRQLPVERLKRPQGWNYAPSSGEVAYNQMRAIPGGVVKLGKSLDDSTFGWDSEYGDRTVEVKPFLASQYLVTNGEFLQFVTAGGYDRPDYWNPESLAWKQHHNVHHPRFWLPTQDGYRYRAIFDQLDLPLDWPVEVNYYEAIAFCNWKGNNTRLMSEAEWNQALLFSEKHRSNNYNLNLKFISPSPGGMLSSTNSNSGVDDLRGNVWEWLRDTFNPLPGFQPHPLYQDQAAPFFDGKHQMMVGGSWATNGAMALPTYRNWFRPYFYQHAGFRIARDVNAM